A region from the Streptosporangium sp. NBC_01756 genome encodes:
- a CDS encoding aldo/keto reductase — protein sequence MSLSELNLFPLCLGGNVFGWTADRDASFAVLDAYAEAGGNFVDTADVYSEWAPGHSGGESETVLGEWMASRGNRDRIVVATKVGALGSRPGLSEANIRAAVEDSLRRLRTDHIDLYWAHIDDAKTPLEETLGAFDSLIREGKVRNIGASNYGPERLAEALAISDRDGLARYGVLQQRYNLMERDYEGALRDVVVAEGLTSTPYHGLASGFLTGKYQPGVEVDSPRAERASAYLATERGPRVLEVLDKVAASHGVAAPAVALAWLAAQPTVATPIASARNVEQLTPLLAVADLTLTDDELALLDEASR from the coding sequence ATGAGTCTTTCCGAGCTGAACCTCTTCCCGCTCTGCCTGGGTGGCAACGTATTTGGCTGGACCGCGGACCGCGACGCCTCGTTCGCCGTCCTGGACGCCTACGCCGAGGCGGGCGGCAACTTCGTCGACACCGCCGACGTCTACTCCGAGTGGGCCCCCGGGCACTCGGGAGGAGAGTCGGAGACGGTCCTCGGCGAGTGGATGGCCTCTCGCGGCAACCGCGACCGGATCGTGGTGGCCACCAAGGTCGGTGCGCTGGGCAGCCGTCCCGGGCTGTCCGAGGCCAACATCCGCGCAGCCGTCGAGGACTCGCTGCGGCGGCTGCGGACCGACCACATCGACCTGTACTGGGCGCACATCGATGACGCGAAGACGCCGCTGGAGGAGACCCTCGGCGCGTTCGACTCCCTGATCCGCGAGGGCAAGGTGCGCAACATCGGGGCGTCCAACTACGGCCCCGAACGGCTGGCCGAAGCGCTGGCGATCTCCGACCGGGACGGCCTGGCCCGGTACGGCGTGCTGCAGCAGCGCTACAACCTGATGGAGCGCGACTACGAGGGCGCGCTGCGCGACGTGGTCGTCGCGGAAGGGCTGACCAGCACGCCGTACCACGGTCTGGCCAGCGGCTTCCTGACCGGCAAGTACCAGCCGGGCGTCGAGGTGGACAGTCCGCGCGCCGAGCGGGCGTCGGCCTATCTGGCGACCGAACGCGGCCCGCGGGTGCTGGAGGTCCTGGACAAGGTGGCCGCCTCCCACGGTGTGGCCGCACCGGCCGTCGCGCTCGCCTGGCTGGCCGCCCAGCCCACGGTGGCCACGCCGATCGCCAGCGCCCGCAACGTCGAGCAGCTCACCCCGCTGCTCGCGGTCGCCGACCTGACACTGACAGACGACGAGCTGGCCCTGCTGGACGAGGCGTCCCGCTAG